A window from Spirochaetota bacterium encodes these proteins:
- a CDS encoding YdcF family protein, whose protein sequence is MFFIKKLITSAVLPPGIVIIIFAIIGVCAKRKAVTILSLICALMLYALSIEPVKDFIFLPLENKAKAITPLLHIANIKNSNGNNNQNVYSKEIDAIVILGGGVYENGNFTEDSANRLLAGYFLYTLINKPVILSGGSADFNIQESYTMYSVLRHLQVPQKDIIIESKSRDTFDNAHYVAQICNRKNFTHVALVTSAYHLPRAYIYFSNTNLHITPVICDSKLDMRYSYYSFLPTFSNLANSTKAMRELLALAVLYITGSQ, encoded by the coding sequence ATGTTTTTCATTAAAAAACTTATAACCAGTGCTGTATTGCCACCAGGGATAGTAATTATTATCTTTGCTATCATTGGTGTGTGTGCAAAAAGGAAAGCTGTAACAATACTTTCTTTAATATGCGCTCTTATGTTGTACGCCCTTTCAATTGAGCCTGTAAAAGATTTTATTTTTTTACCATTGGAAAATAAAGCAAAAGCGATAACTCCCTTACTTCATATTGCAAATATAAAAAACTCAAATGGGAATAACAATCAAAATGTATACAGTAAAGAAATAGATGCCATTGTAATTTTGGGGGGTGGTGTGTATGAAAATGGCAATTTTACAGAAGATTCTGCAAATAGACTGCTTGCCGGATATTTTCTTTATACATTAATAAATAAACCTGTGATACTTTCAGGAGGTTCGGCTGATTTCAATATACAGGAAAGCTATACAATGTATTCAGTGTTGCGCCATCTGCAAGTACCGCAAAAGGACATTATTATTGAAAGCAAAAGCCGTGATACTTTTGATAATGCACACTATGTAGCACAAATCTGTAATAGAAAAAATTTCACCCATGTTGCATTGGTTACCTCTGCATATCACTTGCCCAGAGCATATATTTATTTCAGCAACACTAATCTTCATATTACTCCTGTTATCTGCGATTCCAAATTGGACATGCGGTACAGCTATTATAGCTTTTTGCCAACGTTCTCTAATTTAGCTAATTCCACCAAAGCAATGAGAGAGTTACTTGCACTTGCAGTGTTATACATAACAGGGAGCCAGTAG
- a CDS encoding VOC family protein, which translates to MHNIDSYYTQPNIRLPAINQLGIVVQDITQAVKNYTNILGIGPWFRSKTVSHQAIFRGKPITIDVDIVLAFHKGIEVELIQLKGGDECIYSQLIAQSGDGIHHVGSLVLSYNQGMKRVKDAGIEVIQSGVIITQGGAVTRYAYLDTVKQCGIITELIETRLYGLPVPQNKFFMEIGCCTGDVEKVQ; encoded by the coding sequence ATGCACAATATTGATTCTTATTATACTCAACCAAACATCAGATTGCCGGCTATAAATCAGTTGGGGATTGTGGTACAGGATATAACTCAGGCAGTAAAAAATTACACTAATATACTTGGAATTGGTCCCTGGTTTAGATCAAAGACTGTGAGTCACCAGGCTATCTTCAGGGGCAAACCGATAACTATTGATGTGGATATTGTCCTTGCGTTTCATAAGGGTATTGAAGTTGAGCTCATACAATTGAAAGGCGGTGATGAATGCATATATTCACAACTTATAGCACAATCCGGTGATGGTATTCACCATGTTGGATCGCTGGTGCTATCGTACAATCAGGGGATGAAGCGTGTTAAAGATGCTGGCATTGAAGTGATTCAGTCAGGAGTCATCATCACACAAGGGGGTGCAGTGACACGCTATGCATATCTTGATACGGTAAAGCAGTGTGGCATCATTACCGAGCTTATTGAAACACGATTGTATGGATTACCAGTTCCACAAAATAAATTTTTTATGGAAATAGGCTGTTGTACTGGTGATGTGGAAAAAGTACAGTAA